One genomic segment of Catalinimonas alkaloidigena includes these proteins:
- a CDS encoding DUF4270 family protein, with the protein MNWLTKGKFGLIALSALFLSCENDDLLSLDFDPQDENINLSFTELTLPFQLVQRDSIITTNADRLLVGNYQNDVFGDVQSIGYVNMGISSSAVNNTDDDDELDSLVLYVAKNYFYGGANGSLQQAIAIHQLAEPFNDTIAYYQDSTLPYEASPIGSFNFTVDPEEPADTLNTRLSDAVGNDLLEKLKADAAVLDSNALFQDYFRGLAFVPTSENTFISGFDRGVQMVLYYSAPSDTTSKSFSIVTARNFNGVEVDRSGTALANIDQPREVGSATDNRFYLQSTTGLVPRLNFQPLVNFVEENQGRILLNRVVLHIGLSELEETTPAPNALFGYQLQDDGISRIVSYTQQGPFYVGLYNDDDYVYNTINKQPVQVNSSQIPFDTTNIAYNVKVTSFTQNLVDGFIDNPEVLIQAGDFSSSFSQLTTEADSIKLRIFYTTLR; encoded by the coding sequence ATGAATTGGTTAACTAAGGGAAAATTTGGGCTGATAGCTTTATCAGCCCTCTTCCTTTCTTGTGAGAACGACGATCTGCTGAGCCTGGATTTTGACCCCCAAGACGAAAACATCAACCTCTCTTTTACTGAATTAACATTACCTTTTCAACTTGTACAGCGTGATTCTATAATCACTACCAATGCTGATCGTCTTTTGGTAGGTAACTACCAGAATGATGTATTCGGTGATGTTCAGTCCATAGGGTATGTCAATATGGGCATTAGCTCGAGTGCGGTCAACAATACTGATGATGATGATGAACTGGATTCACTCGTATTGTATGTTGCCAAGAATTATTTTTATGGCGGTGCCAATGGCAGCCTACAGCAGGCTATCGCAATTCATCAGCTTGCTGAGCCCTTTAATGACACGATTGCCTATTATCAGGATTCTACGCTTCCTTATGAAGCTAGTCCTATAGGCTCGTTTAATTTTACTGTTGACCCTGAAGAGCCTGCTGATACTTTGAATACACGCTTAAGTGATGCTGTGGGTAATGATCTGCTGGAAAAACTAAAGGCAGATGCTGCAGTGCTAGATAGTAACGCTCTTTTTCAGGACTATTTCAGAGGCTTGGCTTTTGTCCCTACCTCAGAAAACACTTTTATCAGTGGTTTTGACAGAGGTGTTCAAATGGTATTATACTACAGCGCCCCTTCTGATACAACCTCTAAATCTTTTAGCATTGTAACTGCCAGGAACTTCAATGGAGTGGAAGTAGACCGCAGTGGCACCGCGCTGGCCAACATTGATCAGCCACGCGAAGTAGGTTCTGCTACCGATAATCGTTTTTATCTGCAATCTACTACCGGCTTGGTTCCAAGGCTCAACTTTCAGCCCTTGGTAAATTTCGTTGAGGAAAATCAAGGCCGTATTCTACTGAACAGAGTGGTATTGCATATCGGACTTAGCGAACTAGAAGAAACCACACCTGCACCTAATGCCCTTTTTGGTTATCAGCTTCAGGATGATGGTATTTCTCGTATCGTATCTTATACTCAGCAAGGGCCCTTTTACGTAGGTCTTTACAATGATGATGACTACGTCTACAATACGATTAACAAGCAGCCGGTTCAGGTGAACTCTTCACAAATTCCGTTTGATACTACCAACATTGCTTATAATGTGAAGGTGACAAGCTTTACTCAGAACCTGGTAGATGGTTTTATAGATAATCCTGAAGTATTAATTCAGGCCGGAGACTTTAGTTCCAGTTTTAGTCAGTTAACTACGGAAGCTGATAGTATCAAGCTAAGAATTTTCTACACTACCCTCAGGTAG
- a CDS encoding NUDIX domain-containing protein: protein MHRKAIQRVYGQKLRVRVVGLCFSGDNLLLVKHKALTKKGYFFSPPGGGMQFGESAEDCLKREFLEETGLEIIVNRFLFTHEFLAPPLHAVELFFSVEMKGGTLKTGYDPEMNEQEQIIEMVDFFSPPEIDEEKGTQMHQIINLSEHPRDLLNMQGYFKFDDKTLK from the coding sequence ATGCATAGAAAGGCTATTCAAAGAGTATATGGTCAAAAACTAAGAGTAAGGGTCGTAGGCTTGTGTTTTTCGGGCGATAACCTTTTGCTGGTGAAACATAAGGCTTTGACCAAAAAAGGTTACTTTTTTTCACCCCCGGGGGGAGGAATGCAGTTTGGGGAGTCTGCCGAAGACTGCCTTAAGAGGGAATTTTTAGAAGAAACCGGACTTGAAATCATTGTCAACCGTTTTCTGTTTACGCATGAGTTTCTTGCCCCCCCACTACATGCCGTTGAACTTTTCTTTTCAGTAGAAATGAAGGGAGGCACGCTTAAAACTGGTTATGATCCAGAAATGAATGAACAAGAGCAAATTATAGAGATGGTAGATTTTTTTTCACCCCCTGAAATAGATGAGGAAAAAGGAACCCAGATGCATCAAATAATTAACCTCTCAGAGCACCCCAGAGACTTACTAAATATGCAAGGTTATTTTAAATTTGATGATAAAACATTAAAATAG
- a CDS encoding DUF3822 family protein, whose product MEQEVGNFHLVNRIKDTNFSIDDLTHYNLSLLVGRNDFQFCVIDTRENKCLLLEDYELEGIHSTNVLINTLYKLFEGHHLLMAGYWKSVKLAMKNQKFTMIPSHLFSHEHLRDYLKLSTEVDSELDDFYYYQHTHSEAVCVFAAERKIIEKVRSIYPTLTVQVVHHASAFIEGIQSHRDFTYYKDLYINIGRNNFSLVVTEDNKLLLYNRFPYQKSEDIVKYTMLTMQEMNMSQQDTKTIVWGNISADSLHFKELYRYIKNISFGARPSYLNFAYMFDEVADHQYFDLYSIYVCE is encoded by the coding sequence TTGGAGCAAGAAGTTGGAAATTTTCATTTAGTCAATCGTATTAAAGATACTAATTTCAGTATTGATGATCTCACACACTACAACCTGTCACTGCTTGTAGGCAGAAATGATTTTCAGTTTTGTGTGATAGACACCAGAGAGAATAAGTGCCTTCTGCTTGAAGATTATGAGCTGGAAGGCATTCATTCTACTAATGTGCTGATTAATACATTGTATAAGCTCTTTGAAGGGCACCATTTGCTCATGGCAGGGTATTGGAAATCTGTAAAGCTGGCTATGAAAAACCAGAAATTTACGATGATTCCCTCACACCTCTTTTCCCATGAGCATCTTCGCGATTATCTGAAGCTAAGTACTGAGGTGGATAGTGAGCTGGATGATTTTTATTATTATCAGCATACTCACTCAGAGGCAGTATGTGTATTTGCTGCAGAGAGAAAGATCATTGAGAAAGTTCGTTCTATTTACCCAACACTCACAGTACAGGTAGTGCATCATGCCAGTGCTTTCATTGAAGGTATACAGAGTCATCGTGATTTTACCTATTACAAGGATCTTTACATAAATATAGGCCGTAACAATTTTAGTCTGGTAGTCACAGAGGATAACAAGCTCTTGTTATACAACCGCTTCCCCTATCAGAAATCTGAGGACATAGTCAAGTATACAATGTTGACAATGCAGGAGATGAATATGAGCCAGCAAGATACTAAAACAATAGTCTGGGGTAATATCAGCGCTGACTCTTTACATTTTAAGGAGCTATACCGCTACATCAAAAATATATCCTTCGGTGCTCGCCCTTCCTACCTTAACTTTGCGTATATGTTTGACGAAGTAGCTGATCATCAGTACTTTGATCTTTATAGCATTTATGTTTGCGAATAA
- the coaD gene encoding pantetheine-phosphate adenylyltransferase — protein sequence MKVALFPGSFDPFTNGHADIVHRGLQLFDKIIISIGHNSRKQRYFPVEKIIGHVKEAFAENSQVEVITYDELTAELARKYQANYLLRGLRNTTDFEYENSIAQINRHLNNYLETVFLITSPQYAHINSSIIREVHRYGGDVNEFLPYQI from the coding sequence ATGAAAGTAGCACTTTTTCCTGGCTCATTTGATCCATTTACCAATGGGCACGCTGACATCGTACATCGGGGCCTACAGTTGTTTGACAAAATCATTATTAGCATTGGCCATAACAGTCGTAAACAGCGCTATTTCCCTGTAGAAAAAATTATTGGGCATGTAAAAGAAGCTTTCGCTGAAAATAGTCAGGTAGAGGTGATTACTTATGATGAACTGACCGCCGAACTTGCCCGTAAGTATCAGGCAAACTACCTATTAAGGGGCCTAAGGAACACCACCGACTTTGAGTACGAAAACAGTATAGCCCAGATCAATCGCCATCTGAACAACTATTTAGAGACTGTATTCCTGATTACCTCACCCCAATATGCCCATATCAATTCATCCATTATTCGGGAAGTACATCGCTATGGGGGTGATGTCAATGAGTTTTTGCCTTACCAGATTTAG
- a CDS encoding NUDIX hydrolase, which yields MKLFVNDTPVEILGKDKPLDEGHYEYTFDARMHNFSSIKLKDDVLVNNASKAYIKDCLDYFNKQKVKKLDSITFVVPDINQAKDFVKSQYLVIEAAGGVVRKDHKVLMIYRLKKWDLPKGKIEKRETPLVGALREVEEECSVKAEPIREVCHTWHTYTRNKKKYLKKTYWYAMDCVDDSQMKAQIEEKIEAVKWMSEAEVKEVLYESYFSIRYVFREYYKQFSI from the coding sequence ATGAAGCTGTTCGTTAATGATACTCCGGTAGAGATTTTAGGTAAAGACAAGCCGCTAGATGAGGGGCACTATGAATATACCTTTGATGCCAGAATGCATAATTTCAGTAGCATCAAGCTGAAAGATGATGTACTCGTAAACAACGCCAGTAAAGCCTATATCAAAGATTGTCTGGACTATTTTAATAAACAGAAGGTAAAAAAGCTTGATAGCATCACTTTTGTCGTCCCTGACATCAACCAGGCTAAAGACTTTGTGAAAAGTCAGTATCTGGTGATAGAGGCGGCGGGAGGAGTAGTAAGAAAAGACCATAAGGTTCTTATGATTTACCGTCTGAAAAAGTGGGACCTGCCCAAAGGAAAAATAGAGAAGAGAGAAACTCCATTGGTGGGGGCACTACGAGAGGTAGAAGAAGAATGTAGTGTTAAGGCTGAACCTATCAGAGAAGTGTGCCATACCTGGCATACCTATACGCGTAATAAGAAAAAATATCTGAAAAAAACGTACTGGTACGCTATGGACTGTGTAGATGATAGCCAAATGAAGGCACAGATAGAAGAAAAAATTGAGGCTGTAAAATGGATGAGTGAAGCGGAAGTGAAAGAGGTGTTGTATGAATCTTACTTCTCAATAAGATATGTTTTTAGAGAGTACTATAAACAATTTAGTATCTAA
- a CDS encoding YbjN domain-containing protein gives MVSHFDKVKKFLFELGFDIQTEDPDEGIVIISDEEQGISHLIIDCEDEILVFEQFIFKLKSPDDSSILRKLLQINRSLVHGALTLDDDNRVIFRDTLQLENLDQNEMEGTINSIGLMMAEYASDFLKFAK, from the coding sequence ATGGTCTCGCATTTTGACAAAGTAAAAAAATTTTTATTTGAACTGGGCTTCGATATTCAGACAGAAGATCCTGACGAAGGGATTGTAATCATCTCTGACGAAGAACAGGGCATAAGCCATCTTATTATTGACTGTGAAGATGAGATACTGGTATTCGAGCAATTTATATTCAAGCTGAAGTCACCGGATGACAGCAGTATATTAAGGAAGTTACTTCAGATTAACCGTAGCCTGGTGCATGGAGCGCTCACTTTAGATGATGATAATAGGGTCATCTTTCGTGATACACTTCAGCTTGAGAACCTGGACCAGAACGAAATGGAAGGAACTATTAATTCCATTGGTTTGATGATGGCAGAGTATGCCAGCGACTTTCTCAAATTTGCTAAATAA
- a CDS encoding PspA/IM30 family protein, translated as MSIFRRLFKVGEAQTHSLIDNMEDPVKMSEQAIRDLKQDLGKAMESLAEVKAIAIRTRRDMKNYEQQSGDYEKKAMLLLQRAEQGQIDPTEADRLATEALNKKEHADQEVARTQAEVQKYDNMTANLEAKVNELRSNISKWENELRTLKARSKVSTATKKLNKQMAGIDSSSTVSMLERMKTKVEEEESLAQSYGEIASAPKSVDDEIDKALGSSSPGSSDKLAALKAKMGINKDQ; from the coding sequence ATGAGCATTTTCAGAAGACTTTTTAAAGTGGGAGAAGCCCAAACCCACTCTTTAATAGATAATATGGAGGACCCTGTAAAAATGAGTGAGCAGGCTATCCGTGATCTGAAACAGGACCTGGGCAAAGCGATGGAAAGCCTGGCTGAAGTGAAAGCGATTGCCATCCGTACCCGCCGCGATATGAAAAACTATGAGCAGCAGTCAGGAGACTATGAGAAAAAAGCCATGTTGCTTCTCCAGAGAGCCGAGCAGGGGCAAATTGACCCAACTGAGGCTGACCGTCTGGCTACTGAAGCATTAAATAAGAAGGAACATGCTGATCAGGAAGTTGCCCGTACGCAGGCTGAAGTCCAGAAGTATGATAACATGACGGCCAACCTGGAAGCCAAGGTAAATGAGCTGAGAAGCAATATTTCAAAGTGGGAGAATGAACTGCGTACCCTGAAAGCCCGCTCTAAGGTGAGTACAGCTACCAAAAAGCTTAACAAGCAGATGGCAGGCATTGATTCTTCCAGCACTGTATCTATGCTGGAGCGTATGAAAACGAAAGTGGAAGAAGAAGAATCACTCGCCCAGTCTTATGGCGAAATCGCATCAGCACCTAAATCAGTAGATGATGAGATTGACAAGGCGCTGGGTTCCAGTTCTCCGGGATCTAGTGACAAGCTTGCTGCCCTGAAAGCCAAGATGGGCATTAATAAAGATCAATAA
- a CDS encoding DUF4178 domain-containing protein → MWSIIFFIIVIIGIGVFFWQKNKQKKEAEAKRNEPKELTLENVRPGGVIHLMNVGPNMEEYDVTILSKSIYREGESTEWYELEGDNGQQKVWISIEEDDGLDVTLALRTLKLRELPINRSDLDLMDESAEGEFEFEGQNFYFEYSNEASFFSNGDTSRENESFFYYWEFENENEDQFITIEEWENGKFEITLAVPLKSSQIKIYSLGDGSAAY, encoded by the coding sequence ATGTGGTCAATCATTTTTTTTATCATTGTAATTATCGGAATAGGCGTGTTTTTCTGGCAAAAAAATAAACAAAAAAAAGAAGCTGAGGCGAAGCGTAATGAGCCCAAAGAACTTACGCTGGAAAATGTAAGGCCAGGAGGGGTTATTCATCTGATGAATGTAGGGCCTAATATGGAAGAATACGATGTTACTATTCTATCCAAAAGCATCTACCGGGAAGGGGAAAGTACAGAATGGTATGAACTGGAAGGAGATAATGGCCAGCAGAAAGTCTGGATCAGCATAGAAGAAGATGACGGACTGGATGTAACCCTTGCCTTGCGAACACTAAAACTAAGAGAGTTACCTATCAATCGCTCCGATCTTGACCTTATGGATGAAAGCGCTGAAGGAGAGTTTGAGTTCGAAGGACAGAACTTTTATTTTGAGTATTCCAATGAGGCTTCTTTCTTCAGCAATGGTGACACTTCCCGTGAAAATGAATCTTTCTTCTACTATTGGGAGTTTGAGAATGAAAATGAAGACCAGTTTATTACGATTGAAGAATGGGAGAATGGTAAGTTTGAGATTACGCTTGCAGTCCCATTAAAGTCTTCCCAGATTAAAATATATAGCCTGGGAGATGGTAGTGCTGCCTATTAA
- a CDS encoding TVP38/TMEM64 family protein: MRLLLIFLGFALLVLIPFAIWGEQTTTFFTQTTTLSLLESYGYWAWVIGIVLLTLDLLLPLPATVIMAAIGMLYGPLLGGVINAIGSVLAGTLGYELCRQFGERTTRRLLGENDWQRGQKINHKIGGFIVALSRWTPLLPEVIACMAGMIRMERVKFYLALACGSVPLGFAYAMVGNISSGINSPLLTLAIAAIAPILLWLLLRPLINKYAS, translated from the coding sequence ATGCGTTTGTTACTGATATTTTTGGGGTTTGCGCTCCTGGTCCTTATTCCTTTTGCGATTTGGGGGGAGCAGACAACTACTTTTTTCACCCAGACAACTACCCTGAGCTTGTTAGAAAGTTATGGCTACTGGGCATGGGTAATAGGCATAGTTTTACTGACGCTTGATTTATTACTTCCTTTACCGGCTACAGTAATCATGGCTGCTATAGGAATGCTCTATGGTCCGCTGCTGGGAGGCGTTATCAATGCGATAGGCTCGGTCTTAGCCGGAACCTTAGGCTACGAGCTCTGCCGTCAGTTTGGAGAGCGTACCACCCGGCGCCTGCTGGGAGAAAATGACTGGCAAAGGGGACAGAAGATCAATCACAAAATAGGCGGGTTCATAGTAGCGCTCTCCCGCTGGACACCACTACTTCCTGAAGTTATAGCCTGCATGGCAGGCATGATACGGATGGAAAGGGTGAAGTTTTATCTGGCATTGGCCTGCGGCTCTGTTCCTCTTGGTTTTGCTTACGCTATGGTGGGGAATATTTCGTCAGGTATCAATTCACCGCTACTTACACTGGCCATAGCAGCAATAGCGCCTATACTGCTCTGGCTGCTTTTGCGTCCTCTGATCAATAAATATGCTTCTTAA
- a CDS encoding SDR family oxidoreductase: protein MMKTEGMLKEDALKGKTIIVTGGGTGLGRSMGKYFLELGANLVITSRKMEVLEATAEALGKATGGTVLPVACDVRKYDEIVEVLKQAEAKFGQVDVLLNNAAGNFISPTERLSHRAFDIVVDIVLKGTYNFTLAVGKNWIEKKQAGAMLNIVTTYAWTGSGYVTPSACGKAGVLALTRSLAVEWGKYNIRMNAIAPGPFPTQGAWSRLLPGEMAEKFDPANHNPLKRVGDHQELANLAAYLVSDYAAYVNGEVITIDGGEWLMGAGEFNHLDAVPQEMWDQVEKTRSKKS, encoded by the coding sequence ATTATGAAGACTGAAGGAATGCTGAAAGAAGATGCCTTAAAAGGAAAAACGATTATCGTAACTGGTGGGGGGACCGGGCTGGGTAGGTCTATGGGAAAGTATTTTTTGGAATTAGGGGCTAACCTGGTGATTACCAGTCGCAAAATGGAGGTGCTGGAAGCTACAGCTGAGGCGCTAGGCAAAGCGACAGGAGGAACAGTACTGCCGGTGGCCTGTGATGTACGCAAGTACGATGAAATTGTAGAAGTACTTAAGCAAGCAGAAGCAAAATTTGGCCAGGTAGATGTACTGCTCAATAATGCTGCAGGAAACTTCATCAGCCCTACCGAAAGGCTTTCCCACCGTGCTTTTGACATTGTGGTAGATATCGTACTGAAGGGAACTTACAATTTTACGCTGGCGGTAGGTAAAAACTGGATTGAGAAGAAACAGGCAGGAGCCATGCTTAATATTGTGACTACATATGCGTGGACAGGCTCCGGCTACGTAACCCCTTCAGCCTGCGGCAAGGCAGGCGTACTTGCACTGACGCGTTCGCTGGCGGTAGAGTGGGGAAAATATAATATCCGTATGAATGCTATCGCTCCCGGCCCTTTTCCTACCCAAGGAGCATGGAGCCGTTTGCTCCCCGGAGAAATGGCTGAAAAATTTGACCCCGCCAATCATAATCCTTTGAAAAGGGTAGGTGATCATCAGGAACTGGCAAACCTTGCCGCTTACCTGGTTTCTGATTATGCCGCTTATGTAAATGGGGAAGTGATCACGATTGATGGTGGAGAATGGCTGATGGGTGCCGGAGAGTTCAACCATCTGGATGCTGTACCTCAGGAGATGTGGGACCAGGTGGAGAAAACGAGAAGTAAGAAATCCTGA
- a CDS encoding type III polyketide synthase codes for MPSYINAIGTAVPRHKIEQSSILNFMAKAHRMNSEEKQRLKALYRASGIKYRHSVLPDFGLTQDFRFFPDNEDMEPFPSIGQRMELYRDEALKLSLQAVDDCLQSQKIIQTEEITHLIMVSCTGMYAPGIDIEIVNQLGLRSNVQRTCINFMGCYAAFNGLKVADHIISSFSQAKVLVVCTELCTIHFQKKKDEDTLLANALFADGSAAVLLSSQLEKGKAQLALEQFYCDLAPEGKEDMAWQIGDFGFEMKLSAYVPEIIRKGIKELTERLVSQLSLENTAFEDEEKDKIADYFAIHPGGKRILQVIEERLDLSSEDNRYAYRVLQEFGNMSSPTILFVLKTLLNDLTASDHDKQILSFAFGPGLTLESMLLRIHSL; via the coding sequence ATGCCTTCATATATCAATGCCATTGGAACCGCAGTTCCCAGGCACAAAATAGAGCAGTCTAGCATTCTTAACTTTATGGCAAAGGCCCATCGGATGAATTCTGAAGAAAAGCAGCGGCTTAAAGCACTGTATCGTGCCTCAGGTATCAAGTACCGCCATTCGGTATTACCTGATTTTGGACTTACCCAAGACTTTCGTTTTTTTCCGGATAATGAGGATATGGAGCCCTTCCCGAGCATTGGGCAGCGGATGGAATTGTACAGAGATGAAGCTCTAAAACTTAGTTTACAAGCGGTAGATGATTGTCTGCAATCTCAGAAAATCATTCAAACAGAAGAGATCACGCATCTTATCATGGTCAGTTGTACAGGTATGTACGCACCAGGTATAGACATTGAAATTGTTAATCAACTTGGATTAAGAAGTAATGTACAGAGAACATGCATCAATTTTATGGGCTGCTACGCTGCATTCAATGGACTTAAAGTGGCTGACCATATAATCAGTTCATTTTCTCAGGCAAAAGTATTGGTAGTGTGTACAGAACTCTGCACGATTCATTTTCAAAAGAAAAAAGATGAAGATACGCTACTTGCCAATGCACTTTTTGCCGATGGCTCCGCTGCAGTGTTGCTCAGCAGTCAGCTAGAGAAAGGTAAAGCTCAACTGGCATTAGAACAGTTTTATTGTGATTTAGCTCCTGAAGGAAAAGAGGACATGGCCTGGCAGATTGGTGACTTTGGTTTTGAGATGAAGCTGTCTGCCTATGTTCCTGAAATCATCCGTAAAGGGATTAAGGAGTTGACTGAACGTTTAGTCAGTCAGCTTTCATTAGAAAATACAGCCTTTGAGGATGAAGAAAAAGATAAAATTGCTGATTACTTTGCTATTCATCCGGGAGGTAAGCGCATACTTCAGGTGATAGAAGAGCGGCTTGATTTATCCTCAGAAGATAATCGTTATGCTTATCGTGTTCTACAGGAGTTTGGGAATATGTCATCACCCACTATACTTTTTGTACTCAAAACTTTGTTGAATGACCTGACAGCTAGCGACCATGACAAACAAATCTTAAGCTTTGCTTTCGGACCAGGGCTGACCTTAGAGAGTATGCTGTTACGCATTCATTCTCTGTGA
- the radA gene encoding DNA repair protein RadA, with protein sequence MAKTKTVYVCQNCGNSSPKWQGKCDACGEWNTYVEEIVSKNTRSGSWQSGSSTKGSSNRPRLLNEIDFKQESRTNTQDAELNRVLGGGIMPGSLVLIGGEPGIGKSTLMLQIALQLQQHKVLYISGEESDQQIKMRAERMLNHPQLNGNMEHCYVLGETSTAQIFQQAEQLQPNLMIVDSIQTLQSEHVESAAGSVSQVRECTAELMKFAKETNIPVFLIGHINKEGNIAGPKVLEHMVDTVLQFEGDRHMAYRILRTIKNRFGSTSELGIYEMTDTGLRQVSNPSEILITQREGELSGITVGATLEGNRPLLIEIQSLVSSATYGTPQRSSTGFDAKRLNMLLAVLEKRAGYRLGVQDVFLNIAGGLKVEDPAIDLAVCASIVSSFLDVPISSRICFAAEVGLGGEIRAINRVENRISEAEKLGFEEIYISKFSLKGLDVKKFNIKIHAFSKLEDMIKQLLQ encoded by the coding sequence GTGGCGAAAACAAAAACCGTATATGTTTGCCAAAACTGTGGCAATTCTTCTCCCAAATGGCAGGGCAAGTGTGATGCCTGTGGAGAATGGAATACTTATGTAGAAGAAATTGTAAGCAAAAATACCCGCTCTGGCAGTTGGCAGTCAGGCTCAAGTACCAAAGGAAGCAGCAACCGTCCACGTCTGCTGAATGAAATAGATTTTAAACAGGAAAGCCGTACTAATACGCAGGATGCTGAACTGAACCGGGTGCTGGGAGGAGGCATCATGCCTGGCTCACTGGTATTGATTGGCGGAGAGCCAGGAATCGGAAAATCTACCCTGATGCTACAGATTGCCCTTCAACTCCAGCAGCATAAAGTACTTTACATTTCCGGGGAGGAAAGCGATCAGCAGATCAAGATGCGGGCTGAGCGCATGCTCAATCATCCCCAACTTAATGGCAATATGGAACACTGCTATGTGCTGGGAGAAACTTCCACCGCCCAGATTTTTCAGCAGGCTGAACAGCTTCAGCCCAATCTGATGATTGTGGACTCTATCCAAACACTTCAGTCGGAACATGTGGAATCTGCTGCCGGAAGTGTATCACAGGTGCGGGAGTGTACCGCTGAGCTGATGAAATTTGCCAAGGAGACCAATATTCCGGTCTTCCTGATCGGCCATATCAACAAAGAAGGAAATATCGCCGGTCCCAAGGTACTGGAGCATATGGTAGATACTGTTTTGCAGTTTGAGGGGGACCGCCACATGGCCTATCGTATCCTTAGGACGATCAAAAACAGATTTGGCTCTACTTCCGAACTGGGAATCTATGAAATGACCGATACCGGCTTGCGCCAGGTCTCTAACCCTTCGGAAATTTTGATTACCCAAAGAGAAGGTGAGCTTAGTGGCATTACTGTTGGAGCTACATTGGAGGGTAATCGCCCTCTCCTCATAGAAATACAATCCCTGGTAAGTTCAGCTACCTATGGTACCCCGCAGCGAAGTTCTACTGGTTTTGATGCAAAACGCCTCAATATGTTGCTGGCCGTGCTGGAAAAACGTGCAGGCTACCGCCTGGGAGTGCAGGATGTCTTCCTTAACATTGCCGGAGGCCTGAAAGTAGAGGACCCGGCCATTGACCTTGCCGTATGTGCATCTATTGTTTCTTCCTTTTTGGATGTCCCCATTTCCAGCAGAATATGCTTTGCTGCTGAAGTAGGTTTAGGAGGTGAAATACGTGCGATCAATAGGGTAGAAAATCGCATCAGTGAAGCAGAAAAGCTGGGATTTGAAGAAATTTATATTTCCAAGTTTAGCCTCAAAGGTCTGGATGTGAAGAAATTCAACATTAAAATTCATGCTTTTAGCAAGCTGGAGGACATGATCAAACAACTACTACAGTAA
- a CDS encoding DUF2179 domain-containing protein produces the protein METFIVNALGISPQLFNYLILPLLIFMARVTDVSMSTLRVMYIMNGAKRWAPVLGFFESLIWLLAIGQIIQNISNVWSYLAYASGYATGTFIGMRIEEKIAMGRMVVRVISKSDVSDLIGWLVEKGYRYNSVEAMDHEGNANIIFTVVPRSKLDSYLKVVRYYQPDAYYTVEGVKRVSDDDIVVERPKTNLSRYLPLVRK, from the coding sequence TTGGAAACATTTATCGTCAACGCATTGGGAATCAGTCCCCAATTATTTAATTATTTGATACTGCCCTTGCTTATTTTTATGGCCAGGGTAACTGATGTATCCATGTCTACGCTACGGGTAATGTACATTATGAACGGGGCTAAGCGTTGGGCTCCTGTACTGGGCTTTTTTGAGTCATTGATCTGGTTATTGGCTATAGGACAAATTATTCAGAATATCAGTAACGTATGGTCGTACCTGGCTTATGCCAGTGGCTACGCTACCGGTACATTCATTGGGATGCGCATAGAGGAGAAAATAGCAATGGGCCGTATGGTGGTAAGAGTGATCAGCAAATCTGATGTAAGTGACCTGATTGGCTGGCTGGTGGAAAAAGGCTATCGCTATAATAGTGTTGAAGCCATGGATCATGAGGGCAACGCCAACATCATATTTACGGTAGTACCCCGTAGTAAATTAGACTCTTACTTAAAAGTAGTTCGCTATTATCAGCCGGATGCTTACTATACGGTAGAAGGTGTAAAACGGGTAAGTGATGATGATATCGTGGTGGAAAGGCCAAAGACCAATCTAAGCAGGTATCTGCCGCTGGTGAGGAAATAA